A region of Candidatus Edwardsbacteria bacterium DNA encodes the following proteins:
- the rlmN gene encoding 23S rRNA (adenine(2503)-C(2))-methyltransferase RlmN, which yields MKKTLAPLGARAFHARQIMAWFYQRGVSDFSKMTDLSKELRNNLEKYFRPDEFRLKTERRSRDGSRKILLETADGQLIESVLIPSKERLTACLSTQLGCKLNCGFCATGTMGFVRNLTAGEIADQLFHLQSMTGWKNRITNIVFMGMGEPMLNYDATLSAARLINSHQGFNIGARHITISTSGIVPGILRLMEEPEQFKLAISLSASTDAGRSKIMPVNKKYPLKELLTAARDFSNRKGKLVFFEYILLAGINDSLDDADRLAKLLKNIPAKVNLIPYNPGGRESVLKPSSPQVQQAFFERLHQLGVTVTVRISKGQDINAACGQLKASVLSR from the coding sequence ATGAAGAAAACTTTGGCCCCGCTGGGGGCCAGGGCTTTCCATGCCCGGCAGATCATGGCCTGGTTCTATCAGCGCGGCGTCTCGGATTTTTCCAAGATGACCGACCTCTCCAAGGAGCTGCGTAATAACCTGGAGAAATATTTCCGGCCCGACGAATTTCGCTTGAAGACCGAACGCCGGTCCCGGGACGGCAGCCGGAAGATCCTGCTGGAGACCGCCGACGGTCAGTTGATCGAGAGCGTGCTGATCCCCAGCAAGGAGCGGCTTACCGCCTGCCTGTCCACCCAGCTGGGCTGCAAGCTGAACTGCGGCTTCTGCGCCACCGGAACCATGGGCTTTGTCCGCAACCTGACCGCCGGGGAGATAGCGGACCAGCTGTTCCACCTGCAGAGTATGACCGGATGGAAAAATCGCATCACCAATATCGTGTTCATGGGCATGGGCGAGCCGATGCTCAATTACGATGCGACTCTCTCGGCCGCCAGGCTGATCAATTCGCACCAGGGGTTCAACATCGGCGCCCGACATATCACCATCTCCACTTCGGGTATAGTGCCCGGCATCTTACGGCTGATGGAAGAGCCGGAGCAGTTCAAGCTGGCCATATCCTTAAGCGCTTCTACTGATGCCGGCCGCAGCAAAATAATGCCGGTAAATAAAAAATATCCTTTGAAAGAGCTGCTGACCGCCGCCAGAGATTTCAGCAACCGGAAAGGCAAGCTGGTATTCTTTGAATACATCCTGCTGGCCGGTATAAACGATAGTTTGGACGATGCCGACCGGCTGGCGAAGCTGCTGAAAAATATTCCCGCCAAGGTCAATCTGATTCCCTATAACCCGGGAGGCAGGGAAAGTGTCCTCAAACCCTCGTCGCCCCAAGTCCAGCAGGCATTCTTTGAAAGATTGCACCAGCTGGGTGTGACGGTGACCGTCAGGATCAGCAAGGGGCAAGATATCAACGCCGCTTGCGGCCAGTTGAAGGCTTCTGTTTTGTCCCGTTAA
- a CDS encoding HPr family phosphocarrier protein, with protein sequence MQEIKAPIVNRLGMHARPAALFVKTSSKFQSKIWVRKDDLEVNGKSIMGVMMLAAEPGSSLIIRADGPDEQEALEALAKLVADKFYED encoded by the coding sequence ATGCAGGAGATAAAAGCGCCCATCGTTAACCGTCTGGGCATGCATGCCAGGCCGGCAGCCCTGTTCGTGAAAACATCCAGCAAGTTCCAGTCCAAGATCTGGGTCCGCAAGGATGACCTGGAGGTCAACGGCAAGAGCATCATGGGGGTGATGATGCTGGCTGCCGAGCCCGGCAGCAGCCTGATCATCAGAGCCGACGGGCCGGACGAGCAGGAGGCCCTGGAGGCCTTGGCCAAACTGGTAGCCGATAAATTTTATGAGGATTGA
- the lipA gene encoding lipoyl synthase, with product MSITESKIKNPALGRLPGHFKQRIVRSPKVEEVAGALSRLGLHTVCEEARCPNRNHCYSEGTATFLIMGGSCTRSCGFCAVSKSAPQRLDPDEPRAVARAVADLKLKYAVVTSVTRDDLEDGGAGHFREVIEQLRRLDPPVLIEVLTPDFMGRPESIDVVIAAGPDVFNHNLETIARLYPVVRPQADYQRSLDLISRVKRNGLPAKSGLMAGLGESLAEIKTAMSHLADAGCDIVTIGQYLAPSVLHHPAARYWELEEFEECRAYGQDMLGFKAVVAGPLVRSSYYAHQTYQTIKH from the coding sequence ATGAGCATTACGGAAAGCAAGATAAAGAACCCCGCACTGGGGCGGCTGCCAGGCCATTTCAAACAGCGGATCGTCCGGTCTCCCAAAGTGGAGGAAGTGGCTGGCGCCCTGAGCCGTTTGGGCCTGCATACGGTCTGCGAGGAGGCCCGGTGCCCCAACCGCAACCACTGCTATTCCGAGGGCACGGCCACTTTTCTGATAATGGGAGGCAGCTGCACCCGCTCCTGCGGGTTCTGCGCCGTCAGCAAGAGCGCTCCCCAAAGGCTGGATCCCGACGAACCCCGGGCGGTGGCCCGGGCAGTAGCCGATCTTAAGTTAAAATATGCAGTGGTGACCTCGGTGACCCGCGACGACCTGGAGGACGGCGGGGCCGGCCATTTCCGGGAGGTCATCGAACAGCTCCGCCGCCTGGATCCCCCGGTCCTGATCGAGGTGCTGACCCCGGATTTTATGGGCCGCCCGGAATCGATCGATGTGGTGATTGCGGCCGGGCCGGATGTTTTCAACCATAACCTGGAGACCATTGCCCGGCTGTATCCCGTGGTGCGCCCCCAGGCCGATTACCAGAGATCATTGGACTTGATATCCAGGGTCAAAAGAAACGGCCTGCCCGCCAAGTCCGGCCTGATGGCCGGGCTGGGAGAATCGCTGGCCGAGATAAAAACCGCCATGTCCCATCTGGCCGATGCCGGCTGCGACATCGTGACCATCGGCCAGTATCTGGCGCCATCTGTCCTGCATCATCCGGCGGCCCGTTATTGGGAGCTCGAAGAGTTCGAGGAATGCCGGGCTTACGGCCAGGATATGCTGGGGTTCAAAGCAGTGGTGGCCGGACCCCTGGTAAGAAGTTCTTATTACGCCCACCAAACATACCAGACGATAAAACATTAA
- the rpoN gene encoding RNA polymerase factor sigma-54, translating to MSPGKMGLRQELRQVLAPEMLQLLKLLQLPTLELQQLVRQELEINPMLEEILEEPSSEQQKETEEREEHNEPSPELDRIDWRDYMQEGVDDRYLKNLEPTEEPEGPIVVQKDTFQDYLLFQLRTSAADPQATAIGEYLIGNLNDDGYLTITLEEVAQALEHDLTAVERALAEVQKLDPPGVCCRNLRECLLIQLNILGQEESLAARIVSGHLEALVHQRYPAIARALGVLESQVLQARELISSLSPKPGASFTSDESHYVYPDLVIEKRDGEYVVIANDQAVPRVRLTTGYRQILSQSRKSSPQDREYVVKRLEAARFIVRMIEQRRRTMTRIMQAIIERQTDFLDRGIRYIKPLTMKLIAQDIEMHESTVSRAVHNKYVITPNGMLPVKYFFGVGLKSDSGEDSAKSIKDTIAEMIRQEISKKPLSDQELADRLSRQGITIARRTVAKYREELKILPTKYRRSRG from the coding sequence ATGAGCCCCGGTAAAATGGGATTAAGACAGGAACTGAGGCAGGTGCTGGCTCCTGAGATGCTGCAACTTTTAAAACTGTTGCAGCTGCCCACCCTGGAACTGCAACAATTGGTGCGTCAGGAGCTGGAGATCAATCCCATGCTGGAGGAGATCCTGGAGGAGCCCTCCAGCGAACAACAAAAGGAGACTGAAGAACGAGAAGAACACAATGAGCCATCCCCGGAACTGGACCGCATCGATTGGCGGGATTACATGCAGGAAGGGGTGGACGATCGCTATCTTAAGAACCTAGAACCCACCGAGGAGCCCGAGGGCCCCATTGTCGTCCAGAAGGATACCTTTCAGGATTATTTGCTGTTCCAACTGAGGACCTCGGCGGCCGATCCCCAGGCCACGGCCATCGGTGAATACCTGATAGGCAATCTCAACGACGACGGATACCTGACCATCACCCTGGAGGAGGTGGCCCAGGCCCTGGAGCATGATCTGACCGCGGTGGAGCGGGCCCTGGCCGAGGTTCAAAAGCTGGACCCGCCGGGGGTGTGCTGCCGGAACCTGCGGGAATGCCTGCTGATCCAGTTGAATATCCTGGGACAGGAGGAAAGCCTGGCGGCCAGGATCGTGTCCGGCCACCTGGAGGCCTTGGTGCACCAGCGATACCCGGCCATCGCCCGGGCTTTGGGCGTCCTGGAATCCCAGGTGTTGCAGGCCAGGGAGCTGATATCTTCCCTGTCGCCCAAGCCGGGGGCCAGTTTCACCAGCGACGAGTCGCATTATGTCTATCCCGATCTGGTGATAGAGAAACGGGACGGGGAATACGTGGTAATCGCCAACGACCAGGCGGTGCCGCGGGTCAGGCTGACCACCGGCTATCGCCAGATATTATCCCAATCCCGCAAGTCCAGCCCCCAGGACCGGGAGTACGTGGTCAAGAGATTGGAGGCGGCAAGGTTCATCGTCCGGATGATAGAGCAGCGCCGCCGGACCATGACCCGGATAATGCAGGCCATCATCGAAAGGCAGACGGATTTTCTGGACAGAGGCATCAGATACATCAAGCCTCTGACCATGAAGCTGATCGCCCAGGATATCGAGATGCACGAGTCAACAGTCAGCCGGGCGGTGCACAACAAATACGTGATAACCCCCAACGGGATGCTGCCGGTGAAATATTTCTTCGGGGTGGGGCTGAAGTCCGATTCCGGGGAGGATTCCGCCAAATCCATCAAGGACACCATAGCCGAAATGATAAGACAGGAGATCTCCAAAAAACCCTTAAGCGACCAAGAGCTCGCCGATAGGTTAAGTCGCCAGGGGATTACCATCGCCAGGCGGACGGTGGCCAAGTACCGCGAGGAGCTGAAGATACTTCCCACCAAATACCGCCGGAGCAGGGGATGA
- a CDS encoding DegT/DnrJ/EryC1/StrS family aminotransferase, which yields MDEKKKLQLLDLVAQYQTIKPEIDEAISKVVSTGGFILGKTVEEFEKSVAGFVGVKYGIGVNSGTDALYLALKAAGVKEGDEVITTPFTFIATAEVICWIPAKPVFVDICPDTLNIDPAKLEKAITPRTKAIIPVHLYGQAADMNQIMEIAKKHKLAVIEDCAQSLGAKYHGQQTGSIGHIAGLSFFPSKNLGAYGDGGMVLTNDEEMMKMVKILRQHGQDKKYHHLKIGVNSRLDALQAAVLSVKLKHLEKWNQARQEKGEYYNQRFAGIGDIKIPQVRSYNEAIYHQYTLRTAKRDSMVEFLGQNGVPVAVHYPIPLHMQPAFEFLGHKKGSFPVAEEAASQVFSLPIYPEITREQQDQVVDAIAKFYK from the coding sequence ATGGACGAGAAGAAAAAACTGCAATTGCTGGATCTGGTAGCCCAATACCAGACCATCAAGCCGGAGATTGATGAGGCCATCTCCAAGGTGGTCTCCACTGGCGGGTTCATACTGGGCAAGACCGTGGAGGAGTTCGAAAAATCGGTGGCTGGCTTCGTGGGAGTAAAATACGGCATTGGGGTAAACTCTGGCACCGACGCCCTGTACCTGGCTCTCAAGGCCGCCGGGGTCAAGGAGGGGGACGAGGTGATCACCACCCCGTTCACCTTTATCGCTACCGCCGAGGTGATCTGCTGGATCCCCGCCAAGCCGGTGTTCGTGGACATCTGCCCCGACACTCTTAACATCGATCCGGCCAAGCTGGAGAAAGCCATTACCCCCAGGACCAAGGCCATCATCCCGGTCCACCTTTACGGGCAAGCAGCGGATATGAACCAGATCATGGAAATCGCCAAAAAGCACAAGCTGGCGGTGATAGAGGACTGCGCCCAGAGCCTGGGGGCCAAATATCACGGCCAGCAGACCGGTAGCATCGGCCACATCGCGGGCCTGAGTTTTTTCCCCAGCAAGAATTTGGGAGCCTACGGCGACGGCGGCATGGTGCTGACCAATGACGAGGAGATGATGAAGATGGTAAAAATACTGCGCCAGCACGGGCAGGACAAGAAATACCACCATCTCAAAATAGGAGTCAATTCCCGGTTAGACGCCCTGCAGGCCGCGGTGCTGTCGGTCAAGCTAAAGCACCTGGAAAAATGGAACCAGGCCCGGCAGGAGAAGGGCGAATACTATAACCAGCGCTTTGCCGGGATCGGCGATATAAAAATTCCCCAGGTGCGTTCCTACAATGAGGCCATTTATCACCAATATACCCTGAGGACCGCCAAGCGTGATTCCATGGTGGAGTTCCTGGGACAGAATGGGGTGCCAGTTGCTGTTCATTACCCCATACCCCTGCACATGCAGCCGGCCTTTGAATTTTTGGGCCACAAGAAGGGCAGCTTCCCCGTGGCTGAAGAGGCCGCTAGCCAGGTGTTCTCCCTGCCGATATATCCTGAGATTACCAGGGAACAGCAGGATCAGGTGGTGGATGCCATCGCCAAGTTCTATAAATAA
- a CDS encoding DUF559 domain-containing protein, with amino-acid sequence MIRNQRYTQIKLAVAKKLRLEMTPAETYFWKAVKGNKLNGLHFRRQQVVNGFIADFYCDKLKLVVEIDGGVHEKQKDYDAERDRIIETLNIKVLRFTNQEVLKDIKRGVLYRRFFRNQLKMRLESTCLRS; translated from the coding sequence ATGATCCGCAATCAACGGTATACTCAAATAAAGCTAGCCGTTGCTAAAAAATTGCGTCTAGAAATGACACCTGCTGAAACATATTTTTGGAAAGCTGTAAAGGGTAATAAACTAAATGGACTGCATTTCAGGAGACAACAGGTCGTTAACGGGTTCATTGCGGATTTTTACTGTGATAAACTGAAATTGGTGGTGGAAATAGATGGAGGTGTGCATGAGAAACAGAAAGACTATGATGCCGAAAGAGATCGTATAATTGAAACCCTCAATATAAAAGTTTTACGTTTTACAAACCAAGAGGTGTTAAAAGATATTAAAAGAGGGGTCTTGTATAGAAGATTTTTTAGAAATCAGTTGAAAATGAGGTTAGAAAGCACCTGTTTGAGGTCCTGA
- a CDS encoding DUF1926 domain-containing protein, whose translation MKYPESNNIYRKMLYVSGKAAGSGDDIKRELYRGQCNCAYWHGIFGGLYLPHLREALYRHLIRAENLADKDQSPEYPTVEMTDFDGDGHQEILLSNSKMNLYLSPEQGGTIFEWDIKEKEVNLFDTLARRPENYHRQIAGIGHGDQGQGKSIHETLTAKEQGLEKLLHYDRFRRVGLVDHLLNPETTMEEFAACAHQETDQTLGSKWEAGTSKEGGLIKVELSKILGDLQISKAISLGADESFRVHYQWTNNGKTGLDIWPGVEFNFGLLSSGPGRYCTSPDPLSTERMDLPASDSAISQLSVHDDYRKMEIVLSLSQPADLWRFPVETVSQSESGLERNYQCSCFLWHKKIKLDPEEKYIINFEVGYKEA comes from the coding sequence GTGAAATATCCCGAATCCAATAATATTTACCGCAAGATGCTTTACGTCAGCGGCAAGGCCGCAGGCTCCGGTGATGATATCAAGCGGGAACTGTACCGCGGCCAGTGCAACTGTGCTTACTGGCACGGGATCTTCGGCGGGCTTTATCTGCCGCATCTGCGGGAAGCCCTGTACCGGCACCTGATTCGGGCGGAGAACCTGGCGGACAAAGATCAGTCGCCGGAATACCCCACGGTTGAAATGACAGACTTCGACGGGGACGGACATCAGGAGATCCTTTTATCCAACAGCAAGATGAACCTCTACCTCTCCCCGGAACAGGGCGGAACGATATTCGAATGGGACATCAAAGAAAAGGAAGTAAACCTTTTCGACACCCTGGCCCGCCGGCCGGAGAATTATCACCGTCAGATAGCCGGTATCGGCCACGGGGACCAGGGGCAGGGCAAAAGCATTCATGAGACGCTGACTGCCAAGGAGCAGGGCCTGGAGAAACTGCTCCATTACGACAGATTCCGCCGGGTGGGATTGGTGGATCATCTGCTTAATCCTGAAACCACCATGGAAGAGTTTGCAGCCTGTGCCCACCAAGAGACCGATCAGACGCTGGGCTCGAAATGGGAGGCTGGAACATCCAAGGAAGGCGGGCTGATAAAAGTCGAGCTGTCAAAAATATTGGGCGATCTTCAAATATCGAAGGCCATTTCTCTTGGTGCGGACGAATCGTTTCGGGTTCACTATCAATGGACCAACAACGGGAAGACAGGTCTTGATATCTGGCCTGGGGTGGAGTTCAATTTCGGATTGCTGTCATCGGGACCCGGGAGGTATTGCACATCGCCGGACCCGCTGTCCACCGAAAGGATGGATCTGCCGGCTTCCGACAGCGCAATCAGCCAGCTGTCGGTTCACGATGATTACCGTAAAATGGAGATCGTTCTCTCCTTAAGCCAGCCGGCCGACCTGTGGCGGTTTCCGGTGGAGACAGTATCCCAGTCGGAATCGGGGCTGGAAAGGAATTACCAGTGCTCGTGCTTTTTGTGGCATAAGAAAATAAAACTGGATCCCGAAGAAAAATATATAATAAATTTTGAAGTAGGATACAAAGAGGCTTGA
- the raiA gene encoding ribosome-associated translation inhibitor RaiA, whose amino-acid sequence MDLNITTRHFDGLTDSLRSDIEMRMAKLEKFFDRIVEAKVILSEEKNRQIVEVSIHLPGGIRLLAKEEAGDMWAAAETAIKKIEIQVKKVKDRKKDRKRTTLRKPL is encoded by the coding sequence ATGGATCTGAACATCACCACCAGGCATTTCGATGGACTGACCGATTCTCTGCGGTCGGATATCGAAATGAGGATGGCCAAACTGGAAAAATTCTTCGACCGCATCGTGGAAGCCAAGGTGATTTTAAGCGAGGAGAAGAACCGGCAGATCGTCGAGGTCTCCATCCATCTGCCGGGCGGGATCAGATTGCTGGCCAAGGAGGAGGCCGGGGATATGTGGGCTGCGGCGGAGACGGCTATCAAGAAGATAGAGATCCAGGTCAAGAAGGTCAAGGATCGGAAGAAGGACCGCAAGAGAACCACCCTCAGAAAACCGTTATAA
- a CDS encoding IS1595 family transposase, protein MKYSKISDYTIKKILGCFCDELTATQTAKTLKLNRHTIDRFYRIFRDRIAEYQEQNLKKLTGSIEIDESYFGSRHRGDKRGRSTETKIPVIGILKRGGVVYTRIIPNVSRNAIMPIIKGLVNKSKSNIYTDQWRSYDSLVFSGYKHHRINHSKEFARDHNHINGIESFWSFVKRKMRKHNGIPRQMFYLYLKESEFRFNHRNQDLKQVLSNLIFN, encoded by the coding sequence ATGAAATATAGCAAAATAAGCGATTACACGATAAAAAAGATTTTGGGCTGTTTTTGCGATGAATTAACTGCCACCCAGACAGCTAAGACTTTAAAACTAAACCGGCATACCATAGACCGGTTTTATAGAATATTTCGGGACCGGATTGCAGAATACCAGGAACAAAACCTGAAGAAATTAACCGGCAGCATAGAGATTGACGAGTCATATTTTGGATCCCGTCATCGTGGTGATAAGCGTGGCCGTAGCACAGAGACCAAGATACCGGTAATAGGCATACTCAAGCGAGGAGGTGTGGTTTATACCAGAATAATACCCAATGTGTCTCGTAATGCAATTATGCCTATTATCAAGGGTTTAGTGAACAAGTCAAAGTCCAATATTTATACTGATCAGTGGCGCAGTTATGATAGCTTAGTATTCTCTGGCTACAAACACCACCGCATAAATCACTCTAAAGAATTTGCCCGGGATCACAATCACATTAACGGAATCGAATCATTTTGGTCCTTTGTCAAGAGGAAAATGAGAAAACATAATGGCATCCCCAGGCAGATGTTTTATCTCTATCTCAAGGAATCAGAATTCCGTTTTAATCATAGAAATCAGGACCTCAAACAGGTGCTTTCTAACCTCATTTTCAACTGA
- the hprK gene encoding HPr(Ser) kinase/phosphatase, which translates to MKAVLVKELLADRQETLHLEVLTGDIGLDRKIIIADTNRPGLAFTGYMGYFLWERVQIIGITETGYLETLPSDKRIEAIKRITAFELPCVVVTKKLAVHPELLAEAKARNIPVLRTDIDTTEFIHRLSSYIDNMLAPTTTMHGTLVDVYGVGLLYTGDSGIGKSECALDLIERGHRLVADDVVTIKKRGERVLMGYGNQMLQHHMEIRGIGIVDLTTLFGIRSVRMRKRIEVEVRLKRWSDDEDYERLGLEEKPTTILGVEIPLITVPVVSGKNISVISEVLAMNHLLKLCGYSSAEEFNNRLLDSMQKKFEGARFVEDDLE; encoded by the coding sequence ATGAAAGCGGTATTGGTAAAGGAACTGCTGGCCGACCGCCAGGAAACCCTGCATCTGGAGGTCCTGACCGGGGATATCGGCCTGGACCGTAAGATAATCATCGCCGACACCAACCGGCCCGGCCTGGCCTTTACCGGCTATATGGGCTATTTCCTGTGGGAGAGGGTGCAGATCATAGGCATCACCGAGACCGGCTACCTGGAGACCCTGCCATCGGATAAACGGATCGAGGCCATCAAAAGGATCACCGCTTTTGAACTGCCCTGCGTCGTGGTCACCAAGAAGCTGGCGGTGCATCCCGAACTGCTGGCCGAGGCCAAGGCCAGGAACATCCCGGTGTTAAGGACCGATATCGACACCACCGAGTTCATCCACCGGCTGTCCTCCTACATCGACAACATGCTGGCGCCCACCACCACCATGCACGGCACCCTGGTTGATGTCTACGGGGTGGGACTGCTGTACACCGGCGACTCCGGCATCGGCAAGAGCGAATGCGCCCTGGACCTGATCGAGCGGGGGCACCGGCTGGTGGCCGACGATGTGGTCACCATCAAGAAGCGCGGGGAGCGGGTGCTGATGGGCTACGGCAATCAGATGCTGCAGCACCATATGGAGATCCGGGGGATCGGCATAGTGGACCTGACCACCCTGTTCGGCATCCGCTCGGTGCGGATGCGCAAACGGATCGAGGTGGAGGTCCGGCTCAAGCGCTGGTCGGACGATGAGGATTACGAAAGGCTGGGGCTGGAGGAAAAGCCCACCACCATCCTGGGGGTGGAGATCCCGTTGATCACCGTGCCGGTGGTGTCGGGCAAGAACATCAGCGTGATCTCCGAGGTGCTGGCCATGAACCACCTGCTGAAACTGTGCGGATACAGCAGCGCCGAGGAATTCAACAACCGGCTGCTGGATTCCATGCAGAAGAAATTCGAGGGGGCCCGGTTCGTGGAGGACGATTTGGAGTGA
- the ptsP gene encoding phosphoenolpyruvate--protein phosphotransferase, protein MANETRLYGIPVSPGFGIGQAFIYRKNLPVLKRQTVDNANKEIARFHNALSNARLEIAELRDMIACRLGRDEAELWTAQLMMLEDVTVIEATADRIREKRQDAASAFHETINQVAETIESSSNQYLKERVADIRDISWRVIKHIQSGDPSVLHKLPRNSVVVSHDLSAADTALMSARNIAGFITEVGGKTSHTAIVARSLEIPAVVGIKGVLQQPLPGTIIIVDGTRGVVILDPLPQTLESYQRELKEYQKHITDLKRLRKSKPVTLDGRQIELSANIELPEEIPSVKSHGAKGIGLFRTEYLFLTSSQLPDEEQQFNIYKQVAEKIAPDPVIIRTFDLGGDKINGHGFSPEANPFLGWRAIRFCLDRPEIFRAQLRAILRASAFGSVKIMLPMICCLEEITQTKVILDSIRRELDQMKIAYDRNCQMGIMIETPAAALTSDTLAKEVDFFSIGSNDLTQYTLAVDRVNEKVAKLYDPFNPAVLKLIKQTIDSGHQSGIWVGLCGEMCADPLAVPLLLGLGLDEFSMNAVSVPEVKRMILKLRMEDCRKVAEEAMQAKSAIEARTILSRFVLNIFPDLALSCALE, encoded by the coding sequence ATGGCTAATGAGACCAGATTATACGGGATCCCCGTCTCCCCGGGTTTCGGCATCGGCCAGGCTTTTATCTATCGCAAAAACCTGCCGGTGCTCAAGCGGCAGACGGTGGATAACGCCAACAAGGAGATCGCCCGGTTTCACAACGCCCTCAGCAACGCCCGGCTGGAGATCGCCGAGCTTCGGGACATGATCGCCTGCCGGCTGGGGAGGGACGAGGCCGAGCTGTGGACCGCTCAGCTGATGATGCTGGAGGACGTGACGGTGATCGAAGCTACCGCGGACAGGATAAGGGAGAAAAGACAGGATGCCGCCTCGGCCTTCCATGAGACCATCAACCAGGTGGCCGAGACCATAGAGTCGTCCTCCAATCAGTATCTGAAAGAGCGGGTGGCTGATATCCGGGACATCTCCTGGAGGGTGATAAAACACATCCAATCCGGAGATCCATCGGTTCTGCACAAGCTTCCCCGGAATTCGGTGGTGGTGTCCCACGACCTGTCGGCGGCCGATACCGCCCTGATGTCGGCCCGGAATATTGCCGGCTTCATCACCGAGGTGGGAGGCAAGACCTCGCATACCGCCATTGTGGCCCGCTCCCTGGAGATCCCGGCGGTGGTTGGCATCAAGGGCGTCCTGCAGCAACCCCTGCCCGGAACCATAATCATCGTGGACGGCACAAGGGGGGTGGTCATACTGGACCCCCTGCCCCAGACCCTGGAATCTTACCAGCGGGAGCTAAAGGAATACCAGAAGCATATCACCGACCTGAAAAGACTGCGGAAAAGCAAGCCGGTAACCCTGGACGGTCGCCAGATCGAGCTGTCGGCCAATATCGAGCTGCCGGAGGAGATCCCCTCGGTAAAATCACACGGGGCCAAGGGCATCGGGCTTTTCAGGACAGAATACCTTTTCCTGACATCCTCCCAGCTGCCCGATGAGGAGCAGCAGTTCAATATCTACAAACAGGTAGCCGAGAAAATTGCCCCAGATCCGGTGATAATACGCACTTTCGACTTGGGCGGTGACAAGATCAACGGCCACGGCTTCTCGCCTGAGGCCAACCCTTTCCTGGGTTGGCGGGCCATCAGGTTCTGCTTAGACCGGCCGGAGATCTTCCGGGCCCAGCTGAGGGCCATCCTAAGAGCCTCGGCCTTCGGCTCGGTCAAGATCATGCTTCCCATGATCTGCTGCCTGGAGGAGATAACCCAGACCAAGGTCATTCTGGATTCCATCCGCCGGGAGCTGGACCAAATGAAGATCGCCTATGACCGCAACTGCCAGATGGGAATCATGATCGAGACTCCGGCGGCGGCCCTGACCAGCGACACCCTAGCCAAGGAGGTGGATTTCTTCAGCATCGGGTCCAACGATCTTACCCAGTATACCCTGGCGGTGGACCGGGTCAACGAGAAAGTGGCCAAATTGTACGATCCCTTCAATCCCGCGGTGCTTAAACTGATCAAACAAACCATAGATTCCGGGCATCAATCCGGCATCTGGGTGGGTTTGTGCGGAGAGATGTGCGCCGATCCCCTGGCGGTGCCGCTGCTGCTGGGGTTGGGCCTGGACGAGTTCAGCATGAACGCGGTCTCGGTTCCCGAGGTCAAACGGATGATCCTCAAACTCAGGATGGAGGATTGCCGGAAAGTGGCCGAAGAGGCGATGCAGGCAAAAAGCGCGATAGAGGCCAGGACCATACTTTCAAGATTTGTTCTGAATATCTTTCCGGACCTGGCTCTGAGTTGTGCCCTGGAATGA